Proteins from a single region of Nitrososphaerota archaeon:
- a CDS encoding SDR family oxidoreductase has product MGILDGKVAIITGAGSGVGRAMSNQFAENGASVLVVDVVSDRVDQVVKETRAKSPAKVEGMTLDLSLKESPDLMVDHAAKVFGKVDILCNNAGIMDGVRPVVDTPDGVWEKVMDININAPFRASRRAIPLMQTSGRGSIINTASVAGFFGGVAGAAYTTSKHALIGLTRSIAAQYGSAGIRCNAMVLGAVNTNIGVGGTAPDPKGMEHLMKAMATLPRTGEPGEIAELALFLASDKSSLVNGSCIVIDGGWTLL; this is encoded by the coding sequence ATGGGCATACTTGACGGCAAAGTCGCAATAATCACCGGCGCAGGTTCCGGGGTCGGCAGGGCGATGTCTAACCAGTTCGCTGAGAACGGAGCGTCCGTCCTGGTGGTAGACGTCGTCTCAGATAGGGTCGACCAGGTGGTGAAAGAAACGCGGGCCAAGAGCCCGGCAAAGGTGGAAGGGATGACCCTCGACCTCTCCCTCAAGGAGAGTCCCGACCTCATGGTCGACCACGCCGCGAAGGTGTTCGGCAAGGTGGATATCCTCTGCAACAACGCCGGGATCATGGACGGGGTCCGCCCGGTAGTAGACACCCCGGACGGCGTCTGGGAGAAGGTCATGGACATCAACATCAACGCGCCCTTCCGTGCAAGCAGGCGCGCCATCCCGCTGATGCAAACGTCTGGCAGAGGGTCGATAATCAACACGGCTTCGGTGGCCGGGTTCTTCGGAGGGGTAGCGGGAGCCGCTTATACGACTTCGAAGCATGCCCTCATCGGCCTGACGCGGAGCATCGCGGCCCAGTACGGGAGCGCGGGGATAAGGTGCAATGCCATGGTCCTCGGCGCAGTGAATACCAACATAGGGGTAGGGGGCACGGCGCCCGACCCTAAGGGGATGGAACACCTCATGAAGGCGATGGCGACGCTGCCGAGGACCGGCGAGCCGGGCGAGATCGCCGAGCTGGCCCTCTTCTTGGCGTCCGACAAGTCGTCCCTTGTGAACGGCTCGTGCATCGTAATCGACGGCGGCTGGACGCTCCTCTAG
- a CDS encoding histone family protein, which yields MSSSEFGLAAVYRVIKKAGAERVGDDAAIELRSELEALGVQISKRAVTLAAHAGRKTVKPSDIKLAAEEILKPNQ from the coding sequence ATGTCCAGTTCGGAGTTCGGCCTTGCGGCCGTCTACCGGGTGATAAAGAAGGCCGGGGCGGAAAGGGTGGGGGACGACGCGGCCATCGAGCTCCGGTCAGAGCTCGAAGCCCTGGGCGTGCAGATATCGAAGAGGGCCGTGACCCTCGCCGCTCACGCGGGGAGGAAGACGGTCAAGCCCTCAGACATCAAGCTGGCAGCCGAAGAAATCCTGAAGCCGAACCAATAG
- a CDS encoding TatD family hydrolase gives MRFVDSHLHLDSPDAERVVSYAEASGAVLLPCGVDERSSVALLRAAASHRGLEPFVGVHPSEATKSGDLGWLGRALDGAAGVGEIGLDPSYSPTGPGSDQLKAFEAQLEAAERRGLPVQVHSRGAEAQSVEVLGSYRLKGVLMHWLEAEDALGSVMQRGWFVSFSPALIYSKRVQRVAKRCDPSLALTESDNPVPYAPLGGVGGTPLVPSVAFKLGELWGKPFQEALSLTSGNAMGFLGRLSKG, from the coding sequence GTGCGTTTCGTCGATTCCCACCTCCACCTCGACTCCCCAGACGCGGAGAGGGTCGTCTCCTACGCCGAGGCCAGCGGGGCGGTCCTGCTCCCCTGCGGGGTCGACGAACGGTCTTCGGTCGCCCTCCTTCGCGCCGCTGCATCCCATAGGGGGCTGGAACCGTTCGTGGGGGTCCACCCATCCGAGGCGACGAAGTCAGGAGACTTAGGGTGGCTCGGAAGAGCGCTCGACGGGGCAGCGGGAGTCGGGGAGATCGGGCTCGACCCCTCCTACTCCCCCACTGGTCCGGGGAGCGACCAGCTGAAGGCGTTCGAGGCCCAGCTCGAAGCGGCTGAGAGGAGGGGGCTCCCGGTGCAGGTGCACTCGAGGGGGGCCGAAGCGCAGTCGGTGGAGGTCCTTGGGAGCTACAGGTTGAAAGGGGTCCTCATGCACTGGCTGGAAGCCGAGGACGCCCTCGGCTCGGTGATGCAGCGTGGGTGGTTCGTCTCATTCAGCCCTGCCCTGATCTATTCGAAGAGGGTCCAACGCGTCGCGAAGCGGTGCGACCCTTCGCTGGCGCTCACCGAGTCGGACAACCCCGTCCCCTATGCCCCCCTGGGAGGAGTCGGAGGCACCCCGCTCGTCCCATCTGTCGCTTTCAAGCTGGGGGAGCTGTGGGGGAAGCCCTTCCAGGAGGCCCTCTCCCTGACGTCAGGGAACGCGATGGGCTTCCTAGGACGGCTCTCGAAAGGTTAA
- a CDS encoding 30S ribosomal protein S17e → MQRHPEAFGIDFEANKKALEEMAIIPSKQLRNRIAGYITKTRQGDAEDSEEPAVEESKE, encoded by the coding sequence ATGCAGAGGCACCCCGAGGCCTTCGGCATCGACTTCGAAGCCAACAAGAAGGCTCTCGAGGAGATGGCGATTATCCCTTCCAAGCAGCTCCGCAACAGGATCGCCGGCTACATCACCAAGACTCGCCAGGGTGACGCTGAAGACAGCGAAGAGCCGGCCGTAGAAGAGTCGAAGGAGTAG
- a CDS encoding ParB N-terminal domain-containing protein encodes MALATAGFSLGIRAVSSLRPHEETIPTHVRDLVAEMTGDGVQKDPIIIDRDTGTVLDGMHRMAAFKEMGEENAVCCSVEYSSKAITLGRWARCYTLKEGDSAAAAVAEAGDARRTSLAEAFSALQRRETLLAVLTSDSAYLMGGRGTQDEVGAAMAIFDGRSEKEGWQRRFVPEDDVDVELQAKRRIVVIPRRLTKDDVVSAARTGRLFPCKTSMHLIDPRPVAVRFPLAELRSATTETLRKRLPDGGGRLAPAGTNYDGRRYKERLLFLNTE; translated from the coding sequence TTGGCCCTGGCGACGGCGGGCTTCTCCCTGGGGATCAGGGCCGTAAGCTCGCTCCGCCCCCACGAAGAGACCATCCCAACACACGTCAGGGACCTCGTCGCGGAGATGACCGGCGACGGCGTGCAGAAGGACCCCATCATCATAGACAGGGATACGGGGACGGTCCTCGACGGGATGCACAGGATGGCGGCGTTCAAGGAGATGGGAGAGGAGAACGCGGTCTGCTGTTCGGTCGAGTACAGCTCGAAGGCCATCACTCTCGGCCGATGGGCCAGATGCTACACGTTGAAAGAAGGCGACTCGGCGGCAGCCGCCGTCGCTGAGGCGGGAGACGCGAGGAGGACGTCCCTGGCGGAGGCGTTCTCAGCCCTGCAGAGGCGAGAAACGCTCCTCGCCGTTTTGACCTCGGACTCGGCCTACCTGATGGGGGGGCGCGGGACGCAGGACGAGGTCGGAGCGGCAATGGCCATCTTCGATGGGCGCTCGGAGAAGGAAGGGTGGCAGAGGCGGTTCGTCCCGGAAGACGACGTCGACGTCGAGCTCCAGGCGAAGAGGAGGATAGTGGTCATCCCGAGGAGGCTGACCAAGGACGACGTCGTCTCGGCAGCAAGGACCGGCAGGCTCTTCCCCTGCAAGACGTCCATGCATTTGATAGACCCCAGGCCGGTGGCCGTCCGGTTCCCTCTGGCAGAGCTGCGGTCCGCCACGACGGAGACCCTCAGGAAGAGGCTACCGGACGGCGGGGGGCGGTTGGCCCCGGCCGGTACGAACTACGACGGGAGAAGGTATAAGGAAAGGCTCCTCTTCCTGAACACGGAATGA
- a CDS encoding THUMP domain-containing protein → MIEVDVEDPKALISFITEYVRSEPFRVHYILRIIPVHRVVDTKVEEIVKTVKELSAGIGPGETFRITIEARESPYTDKQLIDALADAVDRKVDLESPDKIVLLEIFGEYSGISVISPDEIVSIQKLKRAV, encoded by the coding sequence GTGATAGAGGTGGACGTCGAGGACCCGAAGGCCCTCATTTCGTTCATCACAGAATATGTCCGTTCCGAGCCGTTCAGGGTCCACTACATACTCAGGATAATCCCCGTCCACCGGGTGGTGGACACGAAGGTGGAGGAGATCGTCAAGACGGTAAAGGAGCTCTCCGCAGGGATAGGGCCGGGGGAGACTTTCAGGATAACAATCGAAGCGAGGGAGTCTCCATACACTGACAAGCAGCTCATCGACGCCCTCGCCGACGCCGTCGACAGGAAGGTCGACCTGGAGTCGCCTGACAAGATAGTCCTCCTGGAGATATTCGGGGAATACTCTGGGATATCCGTGATCTCTCCCGACGAGATAGTCAGCATCCAGAAGCTCAAGCGGGCAGTCTAG
- a CDS encoding threonylcarbamoyl-AMP synthase: protein MAAAILPMDVRSVARAAESVRAGGLVVYPTDTVYGLGCDPFNEGAVDRLFAAKGREAKAVPVLCSSLDKARDLVDLDSKARQLAEARWPGALTIVAPLKMRVPDRLSQGPYLGVRVPNHPGCLELISACGGWLTGTSANISGRPSAKSADEARRQLGASVDLILDGGPASGAESTVVRVVGGVVTILRTGPVGVETK from the coding sequence TTGGCCGCGGCCATCCTTCCAATGGACGTCAGGTCGGTCGCGAGGGCCGCGGAGAGCGTCAGGGCCGGGGGGCTTGTGGTCTATCCGACGGACACGGTCTACGGGCTGGGGTGCGACCCCTTCAACGAGGGCGCCGTCGACCGTCTCTTCGCGGCCAAGGGGAGGGAGGCGAAGGCCGTCCCGGTGCTCTGCAGCTCCCTCGACAAGGCCAGAGACCTAGTCGACCTCGACTCGAAGGCCAGGCAGCTCGCGGAAGCGAGATGGCCGGGGGCGCTCACAATCGTGGCGCCTCTCAAGATGCGCGTACCGGACCGTCTGAGCCAGGGGCCATATCTCGGGGTGAGGGTCCCGAACCATCCCGGATGCCTCGAGCTCATCTCGGCCTGCGGCGGGTGGCTGACCGGGACGAGCGCGAACATCTCGGGGAGGCCTTCGGCGAAGAGCGCCGACGAAGCCCGCAGGCAGCTTGGGGCGTCAGTCGACCTCATACTCGACGGGGGCCCGGCGTCGGGAGCCGAGTCCACCGTCGTCAGAGTGGTCGGTGGGGTGGTCACAATCTTAAGAACCGGTCCGGTCGGGGTCGAAACGAAGTGA
- a CDS encoding triosephosphate isomerase produces the protein MRTIIVNCKNYPETMGDGSLRLAEAVKAAGEDLSVEAIIAPPLPMLALVARTGAKVYSQAVGSEVGDKTTGAVLPEAAKAAGAVGTILNHSESRLPFSELSELVPRVQGMRMGVCLCARTTREASVLASLSPRYVAVEPPGLIGSGIAVSRAKPGLVQKTVSAVRESGFKGGILCGAGIVSGEDVRRAVELGADGVLVASSVVKAQDWRSKVTELAGSLM, from the coding sequence TTGAGGACGATTATCGTAAACTGCAAGAACTACCCTGAGACGATGGGAGACGGCTCGCTGAGGCTGGCGGAAGCTGTGAAGGCCGCCGGGGAAGATCTGAGCGTGGAAGCGATCATCGCCCCTCCGCTCCCGATGCTCGCCCTGGTGGCAAGAACGGGGGCGAAGGTGTACAGCCAGGCCGTGGGAAGCGAGGTCGGAGACAAGACCACGGGAGCGGTGCTCCCAGAGGCCGCTAAGGCAGCCGGCGCCGTGGGGACCATACTGAACCACAGCGAGTCCAGGCTCCCCTTCTCGGAGCTGTCCGAGCTGGTCCCCAGGGTGCAAGGGATGAGGATGGGGGTCTGCCTCTGCGCCAGGACGACCAGAGAGGCGTCGGTGCTGGCCTCCCTCTCTCCGAGATATGTCGCCGTCGAGCCGCCGGGGCTCATAGGCAGCGGCATCGCCGTCTCCCGGGCGAAGCCCGGCCTCGTGCAGAAGACGGTGTCGGCTGTAAGGGAGTCCGGGTTCAAGGGAGGCATCCTGTGCGGTGCGGGGATAGTGTCAGGCGAGGACGTGAGGAGGGCCGTGGAGCTGGGGGCGGACGGGGTCCTGGTGGCGAGCAGCGTGGTGAAGGCGCAGGACTGGCGGTCCAAGGTGACGGAGCTCGCTGGTTCTCTGATGTGA
- a CDS encoding Glu/Leu/Phe/Val dehydrogenase — protein sequence MMEETNQAKPNPFESATQQLRNAAGYLKLDENTFQILSAPKRQLTVSLPVRMDNGSVHVFTGYRVQYNDARGPFKGGIRYHPGVTLDEVKALSAWMTWKTSVADIPYGGAKGGIICDPKHMSQQELERLTRRYAAAIAPFIGPYKDIPAPDVYTNAQTMAWILDTYSALEGHMSPGVVTGKPVPLGGSLGRDKATGRGAVFCTVEAAKVNKIDLKKATFAVEGFGNAGSNFAEILQGYGPRLMGASDSQGAITSKTPIDATKLIAYKEKTGSVVGFPGSQKASEKELLQMDVDILSPAALENTILPEIAKGVKAKIVTECANGPTTPEADKILHANKVFVVPDILANSGGVIVSYLEWVQNLERIGWTETEVNDMLQKKITGAFGDVHAASLKHDTDMRTAAMIVAVGRVADAVRTLGIFP from the coding sequence ATGATGGAAGAAACCAATCAGGCTAAGCCTAACCCGTTCGAGAGCGCGACCCAGCAGCTGCGGAACGCCGCGGGGTACCTGAAGCTTGACGAAAACACGTTCCAGATCCTCTCCGCGCCGAAGAGGCAGCTCACGGTCTCACTCCCCGTCAGGATGGACAACGGGAGCGTCCACGTCTTTACCGGATACCGGGTTCAGTACAACGACGCCCGCGGCCCGTTCAAGGGCGGCATAAGATATCACCCCGGGGTCACCCTGGACGAGGTGAAGGCCCTTTCCGCGTGGATGACTTGGAAGACCAGCGTCGCTGACATCCCCTATGGGGGCGCCAAGGGAGGGATCATCTGCGACCCCAAACACATGTCTCAGCAGGAGCTCGAGAGGCTCACCCGCAGATACGCGGCAGCCATAGCGCCGTTCATCGGCCCGTACAAGGACATCCCGGCGCCCGACGTCTACACGAACGCCCAGACCATGGCGTGGATATTGGACACCTACAGCGCCCTCGAGGGGCACATGTCCCCCGGCGTTGTCACCGGGAAGCCCGTCCCGCTGGGCGGGTCGCTCGGCAGGGACAAGGCGACCGGCAGGGGCGCGGTCTTTTGCACGGTAGAAGCGGCCAAGGTGAACAAGATCGACCTGAAGAAGGCGACCTTCGCGGTCGAAGGCTTCGGGAACGCCGGCTCCAACTTTGCTGAGATCCTGCAGGGGTACGGTCCCAGGCTCATGGGAGCCAGCGACTCTCAGGGCGCGATCACGAGCAAGACGCCGATCGACGCGACCAAGCTCATCGCCTACAAGGAGAAGACCGGCTCGGTGGTCGGCTTCCCTGGGAGCCAGAAGGCGTCTGAGAAGGAGCTGCTGCAGATGGACGTCGACATACTCAGCCCGGCCGCCCTCGAGAACACCATCCTCCCAGAGATAGCGAAGGGGGTCAAGGCGAAGATAGTCACGGAGTGCGCGAACGGCCCCACTACGCCGGAGGCAGACAAGATCCTGCACGCCAACAAGGTCTTCGTCGTCCCGGACATCCTGGCCAACTCAGGCGGAGTGATCGTAAGCTACCTGGAGTGGGTTCAGAACCTCGAGAGGATCGGATGGACAGAGACAGAGGTCAACGACATGCTCCAGAAGAAGATCACAGGGGCCTTCGGAGACGTGCACGCAGCCAGCCTCAAGCACGATACAGACATGAGGACCGCCGCGATGATAGTCGCGGTCGGCAGGGTAGCCGACGCCGTCAGGACCCTCGGCATATTCCCATAG